From the genome of Sphingobacterium kitahiroshimense, one region includes:
- a CDS encoding succinate dehydrogenase cytochrome b subunit, whose product MLSTLSRKLVMCLTGLFLCFFLIIHFLGNLQLFLPSEQAHTQFNAYSQFLSGNILIKIVSYVLYSSILIHALDALVITLKNRKSGKQYQRDQRQRASKWYSRNMGILGTIILIFLVIHFQNFWYVYKFGSPPIDSNGNKDLYILVVTTFKEWWYVLIYVLSMVALCYHLIHGVHSAIRTLGLFHPKYVKWIKTCGIAYSIIISVGFAMMPIYIYLTQ is encoded by the coding sequence ATGTTATCAACCCTATCTCGAAAATTAGTAATGTGTTTGACAGGTTTATTCCTATGTTTTTTCCTTATCATTCACTTTTTAGGAAATTTGCAACTGTTTTTACCTTCCGAACAGGCCCATACACAGTTCAATGCCTATTCTCAATTTCTATCTGGTAATATTTTAATAAAAATAGTTTCATATGTACTTTATTCAAGCATTCTGATACATGCCCTGGATGCTTTGGTCATTACCCTTAAAAATAGAAAATCCGGAAAACAGTACCAACGTGATCAAAGACAAAGGGCGAGTAAATGGTATAGTCGCAACATGGGTATTCTAGGTACCATTATTTTAATATTTCTAGTCATTCATTTTCAAAATTTTTGGTACGTCTATAAATTCGGGAGTCCACCAATAGATAGCAATGGTAATAAAGATCTTTATATTTTGGTAGTAACCACATTTAAAGAATGGTGGTATGTGCTCATTTACGTCTTATCTATGGTTGCATTATGCTACCACCTCATTCATGGTGTACATAGTGCCATTCGTACTTTAGGGCTCTTTCATCCAAAATATGTAAAGTGGATCAAAACCTGTGGCATAGCCTACTCCATTATTATTAGTGTAGGGTTTGCTATGATGCCCATCTACATTTATTTGACACAATAG